In Hippoglossus stenolepis isolate QCI-W04-F060 chromosome 13, HSTE1.2, whole genome shotgun sequence, a single genomic region encodes these proteins:
- the LOC124854634 gene encoding E3 ubiquitin-protein ligase TRIM68-like, with translation MASAGSVLSKEQLLCPICLDLFDQPVSTPCGHNFCRDCVQGYWKSANVSQCPMCKQKFSRRPDLKVNTFISEVASQFKKSLEKKDKSEASTGDRCSGNVSCDVCVCVGKRVEAQKSCLDCLASFCETHLEPHHVLGTFKKHRLVNPTMDMRDRVCEKHENLLELFCSTDQSYVCQLCIKRDHKAHHTVPIEDESREKRAQIMKVNQEVEERIHGRQQKISKVDKTFELSKGNTEREIEDSLQVFTKLLHIIQRGQTEVVEAIGAKQKQVESRASGLVAELEQEIDELRRRSTELDQLSHSDDDFYLLQSFPAFSAPPATKDWSDTDVESAVYVGTVRRAVRRVVSQLEETVKTEVKRLCESEFRRVQQFAVDVTLDMDTAHPKLVLSENRKQVHHGDVALSLPDNPERFYPGVSVLGKQGFSCGRFYFEVQVKGKTEWDIGVGLESVNRKGGSMLNPEGGYWTLGMRRDKSYWALSSTPVCVPLVEKPQRVGVYVDVEWGQVSFYNADSASHIYSFTGYSFKEKLFPYFNPRRNHGGINSAPLIISPVNV, from the coding sequence ATGGCGTCTGCCGGCAGTGTGTTGTCTAAGGAGCAGCTCCTCTGCCCCATCTGTCTGGATCTGTTCGACCAGCCGGTCTCGACTCCTTGCGGGCACAACTTCTGCAGAGACTGCGTACAGGGATACTGGAAGAGCGCGAATGTGTCGCAGTGCCCCATGTGCAAGCAGAAGTTCTCCCGGAGGCCCGACCTCAAAGTGAACACCTTCATTTCAGAGGTGGCCTCCCAGTTCAAGAAGTCGttggagaaaaaagacaaaagcgAAGCCAGCACAGGGGACCGATGTTCAGGAAACGTTTCATGtgacgtgtgcgtgtgcgtggggAAAAGAGTCGAGGCTCAGAAATCCTGCCTGGACTGTTTGGCCTCCTTCTGTGAGACTCATCTGGAGCCTCATCATGTTCTAGGCACCTTCAAAAAACACCGGCTGGTCAATCCCACGATGGACAtgagagacagagtgtgtgagaAGCACGAGAATCTCCTGGAGCTGTTCTGCAGCACTGACCAGTCGTACGTGTGCCAGCTGTGCATCAAGAGGGACCACAAGGCACATCACACGGTTCCTATTGAAGAcgagagcagagaaaagagagctCAGATTATGAAGGTAAACCAAGAGGTGGAAGAAAGGATCCACGGTCGACAGCAGAAAATCAGCAAAGTTGACAAAACCTTTGAGCTCAGCAAAGGAAACACGGAAAGAGAGATTGAGGATAGTTTGCAAGTCTTCACCAAACTGCTGCACATTATCCAGAGAGGACAAACGGAGGTGGTGGAGGCGATCGGTGCAAAGCAGAAACAAGTTGAAAGCAGGGCCAGCGGACTCGTCgctgagctggagcaggagatcgATGAGCTGAGGCGAAGAAGCACCGAGCTGGATCAGCTCTCACACTCTGATGATGACTTTTACCTTCTCCAGAGCTTTCCAGCTTTTTCCGCACCACCAGCCACCAAAGACTGGTCCGACACTGACGTGGAGAGCGCTGTGTACGTGGGCACGGTGAGGAGAGCGGTCCGGAGAGTGGTCAGTCAGCTGGAGGAGACCGTCAAGACTGAGGTGAAGAGGCTGTGTGAGAGCGAGTTTCGGCGGGTTCAGCAGTTTGCTGTGGATGTGACTCTTGACATGGACACGGCCCATCCCAAACTGGTGCTGTCTGAGAACAGGAAACAGGTCCATCACGGCGATGTGGCGCTGAGCCTCCCTGACAACCCAGAGAGATTTTACCCAGGTGTTAGTGTTCTGGGGAAGCAGGGTTTCTCCTGTGGCAGGTTCTACTTCGAGGTCCAAGTGAAAGGGAAGACAGAGTGGGATATCGGGGTCGGGCTGGAATCCGTCAACAGAAAAGGAGGAAGTATGCTCAACCCCGAAGGAGGCTACTGGACCCTGGGGATGAGAAGGGACAAGAGCTACTGGGCGCTCAGCAGCACTCCGGTCTGTGTGCCGCTGGTCGAGAAGCCGCAGAGAGTCGGGGTCTACGTGGATGTGGAGTGGGGGCAGGTCTCTTTTTACAATGCGGACTCTGCTTCCCATATTTACTCCTTCACCGGGTACTCCTTCAAAGAGAAACTATTCCCCTACTTCAACCCACGGCGAAATCATGGTGGCATCAACTCTGCACCTCTGATCATCTCGCCTGTCAACGTCTAA
- the LOC118119702 gene encoding leucine-rich repeat-containing protein 58 yields the protein MEIHEGAAAAVGDGVLDFSRLSLSTFSTDGVSEERKRDTRHLYLNYNRLLSLPSSVSVFCNLEFLDISNNGLSAICEGITRLSNLRTLVAKNNRLDEFSLPKEFGCLRLEVLNFSGNRFEEIPLQCTKLPRLQSLSLGGNRLKSIPAEIENLISLELLYLGGNLITAIPPEVANLPYLSYLVLCDNRIQSVPPQLTRLHSLRSLSLHNNLLTYLPREILCLVHLQELSLRGNPLVVRFVKEMTYDPPSLLELAGRTVKSGNIQYHPCDMPSNLLRYLDLASKCPNPKCAGVYFDSCVRQIKFVDFCGKYRLPLMHYLCSPECTSPCSSNPQSDADSEDESSVPAHRLQRVLLG from the exons ATGGAGATTCACGAAGGAGCAGCGGCGGCGGTGGGCGACGGAGTCCTGGATTTCTCTCGCCTGAGCCTGAGCACGTTTAGCACCGACGGTGTCAGCGAAGAGAGGAAGCGGGACACCAGGCATCTGTACCTGAACTACAACCGGCTCCTCTCGCTGCCCTCGTCCGTCTCCGTGTTCTGCAACCTGGAGTTCCTGGACATCAGCAACAACGGACTGTCCGCCATCTGCGAGGGCATAACGCGGCTGAGCAACCTGCGGACCCTCGTCGCCAAGAACAACCGGCTGGACGAGTTCTCGCTGCCCAAGGAGTTCGGCTGCCTGCGGCTCGAGGTGCTGAACTTCAGCGGGAACCGATTCGAGGAGATCCCGCTGCAGTGCACGAAGCTGCCGCGGCTGCAGTCGCTGTCGCTCGGCGGAAACAGACTGAAGAGCATACCTGCGGAGATAGAGAACCTGATCAG tctgGAGCTGTTGTATCTGGGCGGAAACCTCATCACAGCCATTCCTCCTGAAGTGGCGAACCTGCCCTACCTCAGCTACCTGGTCCTGTGTGACAATCGCATCCAAAGTGTCCCCCCACAACTCACCAG GCTCCACTCGCTGCGATCTTTAAGTCTCCACAACAACTTGCTCACTTACCTGCCAAGGGAAATCCTCTGCCTGGTGCACCTTCAGGAGCTCAGCCTCAGAGGCAACCCACTGGTGGTGCGCTTTGTCAAGGAGATGACCTACGACCCGCCCTCGCTGCTAGAATTGGCCGGACGTACGGTCAAGAGCGGAAATATTCAGTACCACCCCTGTGACATGCCCTCAAATCTGCTGCGATACCTAGACCTGGCCAGCAAGTGTCCCAACCCTAAGTGTGCTG GCGTCTACTTTGATTCATGTGTGCGCCAGATCAAATTTGTGGACTTCTGTGGGAAGTACCGGCTGCCCCTCATGCACTACCTGTGCTCCCCAGAATGCACTTCTCCCTGCAGCTCCAACCCCCAGAGCGACGCGGACTCGGAAGACGAGAGCAGCGTGCCGGCGCACCGCCTTCAGAGGGTGCTTCTGGGATAG